A genome region from Alicyclobacillus acidocaldarius subsp. acidocaldarius DSM 446 includes the following:
- a CDS encoding sugar ABC transporter permease — MTVNIGQAKQTQTPAARSTSVFDRIIGGEFQQLPVFLSLVLIWIVFEILNNSFLTSRNLSNLVLQMAEYGLLGVGETLILLLGEIDLSIAAVSAIGGAILAVLAGNGVNPYVAILAGALSGTVLGLFQGFWVTVLRVPSFIVTLAGSLAFLGLLFVLIGQEGTVPIMNNTINAIAGNYLPDWLSWVLVAVALLLMVWTAVRDRAKRQKLGLPPKSAVSTWTKLILSAAVMIGATVLLNAYQGVPIAGLVLIVFVVLLAWICQSTAFGRHIYAVGGNAEAARRAGINVKGVRIMVFTLAGTMAAIGGIVGASRLGAASTASGGSDLLMDSIAAAVIGGTSLFGGYGSVWNALLGALVIGSIENGMALLNAPTSTKYLVEGAILLLAVTFDTFTRMRRKQLGR, encoded by the coding sequence ATGACAGTCAACATCGGTCAGGCCAAGCAGACGCAGACGCCCGCGGCGCGCAGCACCTCGGTGTTCGATCGCATCATTGGCGGGGAGTTTCAACAGCTGCCGGTGTTTTTGTCGCTGGTCCTCATCTGGATTGTGTTTGAGATCTTGAACAACAGCTTTCTCACGAGCCGCAACCTGTCGAACCTCGTGCTGCAGATGGCGGAATACGGCCTCCTCGGGGTCGGCGAGACGCTCATTCTCCTGCTCGGGGAGATTGACTTGTCCATCGCGGCCGTGAGCGCCATCGGCGGCGCGATTCTCGCGGTGTTGGCGGGCAATGGTGTAAATCCGTATGTGGCGATTCTCGCCGGCGCCTTGAGCGGCACGGTGCTCGGGTTGTTCCAAGGCTTTTGGGTGACGGTGCTTCGCGTGCCGTCGTTTATCGTGACGCTGGCCGGATCGCTCGCTTTTTTGGGTCTGTTGTTTGTCCTCATCGGCCAGGAGGGCACGGTGCCCATCATGAACAACACCATCAATGCCATCGCGGGTAACTACCTGCCCGATTGGCTGAGTTGGGTGTTGGTGGCCGTGGCTTTGCTCCTCATGGTGTGGACAGCGGTGCGCGATCGCGCCAAGCGGCAGAAGCTTGGGCTGCCCCCGAAATCTGCGGTGTCGACGTGGACGAAGCTCATCCTGAGCGCCGCGGTGATGATTGGCGCGACGGTGCTGCTCAACGCCTATCAGGGCGTGCCCATCGCGGGGCTGGTGCTGATTGTGTTTGTGGTGCTGCTCGCGTGGATCTGTCAGAGCACCGCGTTTGGCCGCCACATCTATGCGGTGGGCGGCAATGCGGAAGCCGCGCGCCGGGCCGGTATCAACGTGAAGGGCGTGCGGATCATGGTGTTCACGCTCGCGGGCACCATGGCGGCCATCGGCGGCATCGTCGGCGCGTCCAGGCTGGGTGCGGCGTCCACGGCGTCCGGCGGCAGCGATTTGCTCATGGACTCGATTGCGGCGGCCGTGATCGGCGGCACGAGCCTGTTCGGCGGCTATGGGAGCGTGTGGAACGCGCTTCTCGGCGCGCTCGTCATCGGCAGCATCGAGAACGGCATGGCGCTGTTGAACGCGCCGACCAGCACGAAGTATCTGGTGGAAGGCGCCATCTTGTTGCTCGCGGTCACGTTCGACACGTTCACCCGCATGCGGCGGAAGCAGTTGGGTAGATGA
- a CDS encoding glycosyl hydrolase family 18 protein, whose protein sequence is MLIHVVEPGDTLWELGKLYHVSAADIAAANGIRNPEQLVVGQALVIPTRQGEVTGAERRTIEVNAYFVQFTDPAPHQLDVLAPVLTYVSPFSYQAETDGSIRARSDETALVDAALNQNVMPMLVLTNWHGDMFNSDVAHAIFTSPSAQEKILTNVLRVMNDKGYRALNLDFEYVYAQDRDLYNAFVERCAERVRKEGFLLSSALAPKLYEDQPGLLYEAHDYRWHGELCDFVVLMTYEWGWIGGPPMPVSPVDQMRKVLNYAVTAIPREKIMLGVSVYGYDWTLPYRPGTRAATLTPVQAVNLAYQQHVPIQYDLRAEAPYFTYSDAEGRHHIVWFEDPRSFQAKQDLVVEYNLRGMSFWSYPTNFPQVPILVNNQFNTKKWTREQTPVG, encoded by the coding sequence ATGCTCATTCATGTCGTCGAGCCTGGAGACACGCTGTGGGAGCTGGGCAAGCTGTACCACGTCTCGGCTGCCGATATCGCGGCCGCAAACGGCATTCGAAATCCGGAGCAGTTGGTCGTCGGGCAGGCGCTCGTCATTCCGACGCGTCAGGGCGAGGTGACCGGGGCGGAGCGCCGCACCATCGAGGTCAATGCGTACTTTGTTCAGTTCACCGATCCCGCGCCGCATCAGCTGGACGTGCTCGCCCCTGTGCTGACGTATGTGTCGCCCTTTTCATACCAGGCGGAAACGGACGGATCCATCCGGGCGCGATCGGACGAAACGGCTTTGGTGGACGCGGCCCTGAATCAGAACGTGATGCCGATGCTCGTGCTGACCAACTGGCACGGAGACATGTTCAACTCGGACGTGGCGCACGCTATTTTCACGTCGCCGTCCGCGCAGGAGAAGATCCTCACGAACGTGCTCCGCGTGATGAACGACAAGGGCTATCGAGCGCTCAACCTCGATTTCGAATACGTGTACGCGCAAGATCGCGACCTGTACAACGCCTTCGTCGAGCGCTGCGCCGAGCGCGTGCGCAAAGAAGGATTCCTCCTTTCCAGCGCGCTTGCGCCGAAGCTGTACGAGGACCAGCCGGGGCTCCTATACGAGGCCCACGACTATCGCTGGCATGGGGAACTTTGCGATTTCGTCGTCCTCATGACCTACGAGTGGGGCTGGATAGGCGGCCCGCCGATGCCGGTCTCGCCTGTCGATCAGATGCGAAAGGTCCTGAACTACGCCGTCACGGCCATCCCGCGCGAGAAGATCATGCTCGGTGTGTCGGTGTACGGGTACGACTGGACGCTTCCGTATCGCCCCGGCACGCGCGCCGCGACCCTCACGCCGGTTCAGGCGGTGAATCTCGCGTATCAGCAGCACGTGCCCATCCAATACGATCTTCGGGCCGAAGCGCCGTATTTCACCTATTCGGATGCAGAAGGGCGACACCACATCGTGTGGTTCGAGGACCCGCGCAGCTTTCAGGCCAAGCAGGACTTGGTTGTCGAGTACAACTTGCGGGGCATGAGCTTCTGGTCCTATCCCACGAACTTCCCTCAGGTGCCCATCCTCGTCAACAATCAGTTCAACACGAAGAAGTGGACGCGGGAGCAGACTCCTGTGGGCTGA
- a CDS encoding ATP-binding cassette domain-containing protein: protein MATEVKTQPVLEVRSLRKRFGAVQALDGVSFSVHAGEIVALVGDNGAGKSTTIKMIAGVEQPDEGEILFEGQPVRLTSPAVAEKYGIQTVYQDLALCDNLDIVSNLFLGRELRRSVIPGLVRVIDRNEMERRAIPVLNELGIRLPPLHTQVASLSGGQRQTVAVARSVLWGSKLVMLDEPTAALGVVQQRAVLELIQRLAASGRAVLVISHNMSDVFKIANRIVVLRLGRTVATFDREQVTPEQVVAAITGASAQEEVTS from the coding sequence GTGGCAACGGAGGTCAAGACACAGCCGGTCCTCGAGGTGCGCAGCCTTCGCAAGCGATTTGGCGCCGTTCAGGCGTTGGACGGTGTTTCGTTTTCCGTGCATGCAGGCGAAATCGTGGCGCTCGTCGGGGACAACGGCGCCGGTAAGTCGACCACCATCAAGATGATCGCGGGTGTCGAGCAGCCGGACGAAGGAGAGATCTTGTTCGAGGGCCAGCCGGTCCGCCTGACGAGTCCAGCCGTGGCAGAAAAGTACGGCATTCAGACGGTCTACCAGGACCTCGCGCTCTGTGACAACCTGGACATCGTCTCGAACCTGTTTCTCGGCCGGGAGCTGCGGCGCAGCGTGATTCCCGGGCTGGTGCGCGTGATCGACCGGAACGAGATGGAGCGGCGCGCCATCCCTGTGCTGAACGAACTTGGGATTCGCCTGCCCCCATTGCACACGCAGGTCGCATCGCTCTCCGGTGGTCAACGCCAGACGGTCGCTGTGGCGCGATCCGTCCTGTGGGGTTCGAAACTCGTCATGCTCGATGAGCCGACCGCTGCGCTCGGCGTCGTGCAGCAGCGCGCGGTGCTTGAGCTCATCCAGAGGCTTGCAGCGAGCGGCCGCGCGGTGCTCGTCATCTCGCACAACATGAGCGACGTGTTTAAAATTGCCAACCGCATCGTGGTGCTGCGGTTGGGGCGAACCGTGGCGACGTTCGATCGGGAGCAAGTCACGCCCGAGCAGGTTGTGGCGGCCATCACGGGCGCATCGGCGCAAGAGGAGGTCACGTCCTAA
- a CDS encoding MFS transporter yields MATVPENDPSPAQPLSRRLVLLMAVAAGVGVANLYYLQPLLHDIQVGFRAPSWQVGLAATLTQIGYALGLFLFVPLGDSLERRSLMVRMCVVTAGALLILAGSPNVWWLMGCCLAVGAATIVPQLVVPFAAHLALPEERGRTVGTVMSGLLIGVLLARTLAGLVGQALGWRAVYALAAAGMMGLAALLRASLPASPPESRTPYGQLLLSLVHLIRAYPDLRDASLLGAMSFAAFSAFWTVLSLYLAGPPFHLGPGVTGLFGLAGVAGALAAPYAGQMASRLPAIWTARLASCLTLASFGLFWTFRHSLAGLALGVVLMDLGVQATQVSNQARIYSLSDEARSRINSVYMVTYFLGGALGSFVGASAWDRFHFGGVCVAACVLLAIGIFGVAMVAPSRLRGWRT; encoded by the coding sequence ATGGCAACGGTTCCCGAAAACGACCCTTCTCCTGCGCAACCACTGTCTCGCCGGCTCGTCCTCTTGATGGCAGTGGCCGCAGGCGTCGGCGTGGCCAACCTGTACTACCTGCAACCTCTCCTGCACGACATTCAGGTCGGCTTTCGCGCGCCATCCTGGCAGGTGGGCTTGGCGGCGACCCTGACCCAAATCGGCTACGCGCTGGGGCTGTTTCTCTTTGTTCCCCTTGGGGACAGCCTGGAGCGACGAAGCCTGATGGTGAGGATGTGCGTGGTGACCGCGGGAGCGCTCCTCATCTTGGCGGGATCGCCCAACGTGTGGTGGCTCATGGGATGCTGCCTGGCCGTGGGCGCGGCGACCATCGTGCCGCAGCTCGTGGTCCCCTTTGCGGCTCACCTCGCGCTCCCGGAAGAACGCGGCCGCACGGTCGGCACGGTGATGAGCGGCCTGCTCATCGGCGTCCTGCTGGCGCGCACACTGGCAGGTCTCGTGGGCCAGGCGCTCGGATGGCGGGCCGTTTACGCCCTGGCGGCCGCAGGAATGATGGGCCTCGCGGCCTTGCTTCGCGCAAGTCTGCCTGCATCGCCGCCCGAATCGCGCACGCCGTACGGGCAACTGCTCCTCTCGCTCGTCCACCTGATCCGCGCCTATCCGGACCTGCGCGACGCATCGCTCCTCGGCGCGATGTCGTTCGCGGCGTTCAGCGCGTTTTGGACCGTGCTCTCGCTCTATCTCGCCGGCCCGCCGTTTCATCTCGGCCCGGGCGTCACTGGGCTGTTTGGCCTCGCCGGCGTTGCGGGCGCACTCGCCGCGCCTTACGCGGGGCAGATGGCGTCACGGCTTCCGGCCATCTGGACGGCCCGGCTCGCCTCGTGCCTGACCCTCGCGTCGTTCGGGCTCTTTTGGACCTTTCGGCACAGCCTCGCAGGTCTCGCACTCGGCGTCGTTCTCATGGACCTCGGCGTTCAAGCGACGCAGGTGTCGAATCAGGCGCGCATCTACAGCCTGTCGGATGAGGCGCGCAGCCGCATCAATTCGGTGTACATGGTGACCTATTTTCTCGGAGGTGCCCTGGGGTCGTTCGTGGGCGCGAGCGCGTGGGACCGATTTCACTTCGGTGGGGTCTGTGTGGCGGCGTGCGTCCTCCTCGCCATCGGCATCTTTGGCGTCGCAATGGTCGCGCCGTCCCGCTTGCGGGGCTGGCGCACGTGA
- a CDS encoding 2-isopropylmalate synthase: MNNVNKYTRQYFLPPEPCFDWVHKDHVDRPPIWCSVDLRDGNQALIVPMNLEEKLAYFQLLVEIGFKEIEVGFPAASDTEFEFVRTLIERDLVPSDVTIQVLTQSRDHIIERTFEAIRGAKRAIVHLYNSTSVAQREQVFRADKDEIVNIAVTGAEQIRDLARTTPGNFFFQYSPESFTGTELDFALEICNAVLDVWKPTPDRKVIINLPATVELSMPHVYASQIEYMGKRLARRDAIVLSVHPHNDRGTGVAAAELAMLAGAERLEGTLFGNGERTGNVDIVTLALNLYSHGIDPGLDFSNLPAIQARVEALTKMQVSRRHPYAGELVFTAFSGSHQDAIAKGMKWREEKSPEHWTVPYLPIDPKDIGREYEGDIIRINSQSGKGGIGYVLEQSHGFDLPPKMREQLGYAVKRVSDREQKELSADEIAEIFMREFVNLGQPLDLVELTGTDARGSHRVRATVVWQGETVEIEGAGNGRLDALCHALEEGLGIRVANLTYKEHALEVGSGSRAVAYISVDDEEGNTHFGCGVDTDIMEASAKALVSAVNRMLAHRAEMAVPVSK, encoded by the coding sequence ATGAACAACGTGAACAAGTACACCCGCCAGTATTTTCTGCCGCCTGAACCCTGCTTCGACTGGGTTCACAAGGACCATGTGGACCGACCGCCGATCTGGTGCAGCGTCGACCTGCGCGACGGAAATCAGGCGCTCATCGTTCCGATGAATCTCGAGGAGAAGCTTGCGTACTTTCAACTGCTCGTCGAGATCGGCTTCAAGGAGATCGAGGTCGGTTTCCCGGCCGCATCGGACACGGAATTCGAGTTCGTCCGGACGCTCATCGAGCGCGATCTCGTCCCGAGCGATGTGACCATCCAGGTCCTCACGCAATCGCGCGATCACATCATCGAACGCACTTTTGAAGCCATTCGCGGGGCCAAGCGGGCCATCGTCCATCTCTACAACTCCACGTCCGTGGCGCAGCGCGAGCAGGTGTTCCGCGCGGACAAGGACGAGATCGTGAACATTGCCGTGACCGGCGCCGAACAGATCCGCGATCTCGCCCGCACCACGCCCGGCAACTTCTTCTTCCAATATTCACCGGAGAGCTTCACGGGTACGGAGCTCGACTTCGCGCTCGAGATCTGCAACGCGGTGCTCGACGTGTGGAAACCCACGCCGGATCGCAAGGTCATCATCAACCTGCCGGCGACCGTCGAGCTTTCGATGCCGCACGTGTACGCGAGCCAGATCGAGTACATGGGCAAGCGCCTGGCTCGCCGCGATGCCATCGTGCTGTCCGTGCATCCGCACAACGATCGCGGCACGGGTGTCGCGGCGGCTGAACTCGCCATGCTCGCGGGCGCGGAGCGGCTGGAGGGCACGCTGTTTGGGAACGGGGAGCGCACGGGCAACGTGGACATCGTCACGCTCGCGCTGAACCTGTACTCGCACGGCATCGATCCGGGGCTCGACTTCTCCAACCTCCCGGCCATCCAGGCCCGTGTTGAGGCTCTCACCAAGATGCAGGTGAGCAGGCGTCACCCGTACGCGGGGGAACTCGTCTTCACGGCGTTTTCGGGATCGCATCAAGACGCGATCGCGAAGGGCATGAAGTGGCGCGAGGAGAAGTCGCCTGAGCATTGGACGGTCCCGTATCTGCCCATCGACCCGAAGGATATTGGCCGCGAATACGAGGGGGATATCATCCGCATCAACAGCCAGTCTGGCAAGGGCGGCATCGGCTACGTGTTGGAGCAATCGCACGGCTTCGATCTGCCTCCAAAGATGCGCGAGCAGCTGGGGTATGCGGTCAAGCGGGTGTCGGATCGCGAGCAGAAGGAGCTGTCGGCGGACGAGATCGCCGAGATCTTCATGCGCGAGTTTGTGAACCTTGGGCAGCCGCTCGATCTCGTCGAACTGACGGGCACGGATGCGAGAGGGTCGCACCGCGTGCGCGCCACGGTGGTCTGGCAGGGCGAGACCGTCGAGATCGAAGGGGCCGGCAATGGGCGGTTGGACGCGCTGTGCCATGCGCTGGAGGAGGGGCTCGGGATCCGGGTCGCGAATCTCACGTACAAGGAACATGCGCTGGAAGTAGGGTCGGGATCGCGAGCGGTGGCTTACATCAGCGTCGACGACGAAGAAGGGAATACCCACTTCGGGTGCGGCGTGGATACCGACATTATGGAGGCGTCGGCGAAGGCGCTGGTGAGCGCGGTCAATCGAATGCTGGCGCACAGGGCGGAGATGGCGGTGCCCGTGAGCAAATGA
- a CDS encoding sugar ABC transporter substrate-binding protein: MAKKTWKKSATWMAAAAVVTGIVAGCGTSSANGQGSTSTGAASAVNPHPSVKIAFLMPETNTSPRWEYDDRPDFIAAMKKLDPNAQIIYANAQGSEATQLQQVESAITEGAKLLVVAPVNGFAATTIVTEAAKAHVPVISYDRLIQNAKVDYYVSFNNVEVGKLQGEYIAQHTKKGGTVVMLDGAPTDPNAKQFAQGAHDVLDPLFKSGKLKLGYEQFTPNWDSQQALTEMQQALTRLHNHVDAVLAANDNLAGAAIQALEQQHIKGIPVTGQDATDAGLHRIYYEGTQSMTVYKPIKEEANAAAQLAYDLITGKKPPASLVNGTVNNGATNVPSVLLQPIVVTKSNVASTVIKDGFTTWARIKNPAEQQ; this comes from the coding sequence GTGGCCAAGAAGACATGGAAGAAGAGCGCAACGTGGATGGCGGCGGCGGCCGTCGTGACGGGGATTGTCGCTGGGTGCGGCACCTCTTCGGCGAATGGGCAGGGCTCGACGTCGACGGGCGCGGCGTCTGCAGTGAATCCGCACCCGAGCGTCAAAATCGCGTTTCTGATGCCGGAGACGAACACGTCGCCGCGTTGGGAGTACGATGATCGCCCGGACTTCATCGCGGCGATGAAGAAGCTGGATCCGAACGCGCAGATCATCTATGCCAACGCGCAGGGGTCTGAGGCGACGCAGCTTCAGCAGGTGGAAAGCGCCATCACGGAGGGTGCGAAGCTCCTCGTCGTGGCACCGGTGAACGGGTTTGCGGCCACGACCATCGTCACCGAGGCCGCGAAAGCGCACGTTCCCGTGATCTCGTACGATCGCCTCATTCAGAACGCCAAGGTCGACTATTACGTCTCGTTCAACAACGTCGAGGTCGGCAAGCTTCAGGGCGAGTACATCGCGCAGCACACCAAGAAGGGCGGCACCGTGGTCATGTTGGACGGCGCGCCCACGGATCCGAACGCGAAGCAGTTCGCGCAGGGCGCCCATGACGTCCTGGATCCGCTCTTTAAATCGGGCAAGCTGAAGCTCGGTTATGAGCAGTTCACGCCGAACTGGGATTCGCAGCAGGCGCTGACCGAGATGCAGCAGGCGCTCACGCGGCTGCACAATCACGTGGACGCCGTGCTGGCTGCGAACGACAACCTGGCGGGCGCGGCCATCCAGGCGCTTGAGCAGCAGCACATCAAGGGCATCCCCGTGACAGGCCAGGATGCGACCGACGCCGGCCTGCACCGGATTTATTACGAAGGCACCCAGTCGATGACGGTGTACAAGCCCATCAAGGAAGAGGCCAACGCAGCGGCTCAGCTGGCGTATGACCTCATCACGGGCAAGAAGCCGCCGGCATCGCTCGTGAATGGCACGGTGAACAACGGTGCCACGAACGTGCCGTCCGTGCTCCTGCAGCCCATCGTTGTGACGAAGTCGAACGTCGCAAGCACGGTCATCAAGGACGGCTTCACGACCTGGGCGCGCATCAAGAACCCGGCAGAGCAGCAGTAA
- a CDS encoding HIT family protein: MIYRKDLWQVDHRLEPCPVLGWLIVKPLRHVEFFDELSIEEVEAFGRLQRMLTRALRDIVPGVQKVYSIMLAESEDCPHVHVHIVPRTEDHPASFRGLRIFDFDGPSLARVEVERVAAELRGYLQSGEVAE, encoded by the coding sequence GTGATCTATCGGAAAGATCTCTGGCAGGTCGACCACCGTTTGGAGCCCTGCCCTGTACTGGGGTGGTTGATTGTGAAGCCGCTCCGGCATGTCGAATTCTTCGATGAGCTTTCCATTGAGGAAGTCGAAGCCTTCGGCAGATTGCAGCGTATGCTGACACGAGCTCTTCGGGATATCGTTCCAGGGGTCCAAAAGGTGTATTCCATCATGCTCGCCGAGTCCGAGGATTGTCCGCATGTTCACGTGCATATCGTGCCGCGGACCGAGGACCACCCAGCGTCATTTCGAGGACTTCGTATCTTTGATTTTGATGGACCGAGTCTGGCTCGCGTCGAAGTCGAACGAGTTGCAGCAGAGCTCCGAGGATACCTTCAATCTGGTGAAGTAGCCGAATAA
- a CDS encoding glutathione peroxidase has translation MTIYDFEVEKADGTTMSMREYQGKVLLIVNTASKCGFTPQYEGLQKLYELYRDRGFEVLAFPCNQFGNQEPGSNEEIQTFCSTTYRVTFPVFAKVDVNGPNAHPLFEYLKKQAKGALGSEAIKWNFTKFLVDRDGRVVKRYAPQTSPESIREDIEACLVHASRGQ, from the coding sequence TTGACGATTTACGATTTTGAGGTCGAGAAGGCTGACGGGACGACGATGTCGATGCGGGAGTACCAGGGCAAGGTGCTTCTCATTGTGAATACGGCGTCCAAGTGCGGTTTCACTCCGCAGTATGAAGGATTGCAAAAGTTGTACGAACTCTATCGCGATCGCGGCTTCGAGGTCCTTGCCTTTCCTTGCAATCAGTTTGGCAATCAGGAACCGGGATCGAATGAGGAAATTCAAACCTTCTGCAGCACGACGTACCGCGTGACGTTTCCGGTCTTTGCGAAAGTCGACGTGAATGGGCCGAACGCGCATCCGCTGTTTGAATACCTGAAGAAACAGGCCAAGGGTGCACTCGGATCAGAGGCCATCAAGTGGAACTTCACCAAGTTTCTCGTCGACCGGGACGGGCGTGTGGTGAAACGCTACGCGCCGCAGACATCGCCGGAGAGCATCCGCGAAGACATCGAGGCTTGTCTTGTCCATGCATCAAGGGGCCAGTGA
- a CDS encoding YigZ family protein, with protein sequence MTSFVTLADAWTAEIVEKKSRFIASAFRVRTEAEALAALASVREEHPDARHHVYAYQIGIQVPHERFSDDGEPSGTAGRPVLEVIRRKELTNVLVVVTRYFGGILLGASGLVRAYTEAAAVVLERAPKLVCARMCDILVTCTYEHYGKLMHLLEQAGLRLYDAEFTEAVRFRLVVREADVPRTVELVTDATSGQATCEVCPPAYVGITDAGELVRDVWPLGNATE encoded by the coding sequence ATGACATCTTTTGTGACGTTGGCGGATGCTTGGACAGCCGAGATCGTCGAGAAAAAATCAAGGTTCATTGCTTCGGCCTTTCGTGTTCGAACGGAGGCAGAGGCGCTCGCCGCGTTGGCCAGCGTCCGAGAGGAGCACCCGGACGCCCGCCACCATGTCTATGCGTATCAGATAGGTATTCAGGTGCCGCACGAGCGGTTTTCGGACGATGGCGAACCGAGTGGCACGGCCGGGCGGCCGGTGCTCGAGGTCATTCGCCGTAAAGAGCTGACCAACGTTTTGGTCGTCGTGACGCGCTACTTCGGCGGCATCTTGCTCGGCGCGAGCGGTTTGGTCCGGGCCTACACCGAGGCCGCAGCGGTGGTCCTGGAGAGGGCACCCAAGCTTGTATGCGCTCGAATGTGCGACATCCTCGTCACCTGCACGTATGAGCACTACGGCAAACTCATGCATCTGCTTGAACAGGCAGGTCTCCGACTGTACGACGCGGAATTCACGGAAGCTGTGCGATTTCGCCTGGTGGTGCGCGAAGCGGATGTTCCCCGCACCGTCGAGCTTGTGACGGATGCGACGTCCGGGCAGGCGACATGCGAAGTGTGCCCGCCCGCATATGTAGGCATCACGGATGCTGGCGAACTCGTCCGCGACGTGTGGCCCCTCGGAAACGCGACGGAGTGA